In Chelonia mydas isolate rCheMyd1 chromosome 10, rCheMyd1.pri.v2, whole genome shotgun sequence, a single window of DNA contains:
- the SNRPA1 gene encoding U2 small nuclear ribonucleoprotein A', with the protein MVKLTAELIEQAAQYTNAVRDRELDLRGYKIPVIENLGATLDQFDAIDFSDNEIRKLDGFPLLKRLKTLLMNNNRICRIGEGLEQALPNLQEIILTNNSIVELGELDPLATIKSLTYLSILRNPVTNKKHYRLYVIHKVPQIRVLDFQKVKLKERQEAEKMFKGKRGAQLAKDIAKRTKTFNPGAGLPTDKKKAGPSTGDVEAIKNAIANATTLAEVERLKGLLQSGQIPGRERKTGPTEEVEEEMEEDTVPNGS; encoded by the exons ATGGTGAAGCTCACGGCGGAGCTGATCGAGCAGGCGGCTCAGTACACGAACGCCGTGCGGGACCGGGAGCTGGATCTGCGCG GGTACAAAATCCCCGTCATTGAGAACCTGGGCGCCACCTTGGACCAGTTCGATGCCATCGATTTCTCTGACAACGAGATCCGCAAGTTGGACGGGTTCCCTCTGCTGAAGAGGCTGAAAACGTTACTCATGAATAACAACAGGATATG tcGGATCGGTGAGGGACTCGAACAGGCCTTACCCAACCTCCAGGAGATCATTCTTACCAATAATAGCATTGTGGAGCTG GGTGAACTGGATCCTTTGGCAACAATTAAATCACTGACTTACCTGAG TATTTTAAGGAACCCTGTAACAAATAAGAAGCATTACAGATTGTATGTAATCCACAAAGTCCCACAGATCAGAGTGTTGGATTTCCAGAAAGTGAAATTAAAA GAGCGTCAGGAGGCAGAGAAAATGTTCAAGGGCAAACGGGGTGCACAGCTTGCAAAGGATATTGCCAAGAGAACAAAAAC TTTCAATCCAGGTGCTGGTTTGCCGACTGACAAAAAGAAAGCTGGGCCCTCCACAGGAGATGTTGAAGCAATTAAG AATGCCATAGCAAATGCTACAACTCTGGCTGAAGTGGAGAGACTCAAGGGTTTGCTGCAGTCTGGTCAGATACCTGGCAGAGAACGAAAAACAG GACCAACAGAGGAAGTTGAAGAGGAGATGGAAGAAGACACAGTTCCCAATGGATCTTAA